tatttcaggggtattttatgtaacttataattaataatttctatcatatcgctttcatgtgaatagtaaattaattaatttcatttcatttactattcaatgaatagtaaatgaattaatttaaattcaactatttaagctacacgttgttgtacgttgtgctttacaaattgtacatttttaatttaacttcgtttcttaaaaaaattacaaaaattatatcataaaaataaaatgacttaatacgtaaaatttttaatttgaaatagcatcgtttaatagtaaatttttttatcatttcatatataaatattataaaatttagttttctagaactaattatattcaaaatcattttattaagaggttataataatagaaattattatatcataaaatgtcttcgtttaagaaagtaaaatcatatataaatcatgacgggttcgagttttaaattataggttgttcgtgaatcatagggtaaagtccaatggttaattaaatgtattgaaaaaatattttaatgcaacacatcaatttgcttatcttgtcggagttatcagagtttaaatttggtcagaaatttccgggttgtcacacataaaCTGCCTCTTTAAGTTGCCAGTTTGAAGCTTCTTCTAAATAACGAAGCCCTAAGTCGGTGTATACTCCATCAAAATAACCTAACAAACCCAATaaaaaaattgcattagggtttttATTTATCATACACCGATGGAGAAGATAAACCATCTCCGGGATACCCCAAGCTAGTATAGGACACATATCTAAGGAAAGCATTCGAAAAACCAAATAATGTTCGGATTGCTTACGAAAGGATTTGCAAACCAATCTCGCAATCGACAAGTGAGACGATGATTCTTGACCGACTCTTGACAAGATTTCACCAAGTATGTCTTCAGGAAGAGCATCTACAATATTCTTTGAAACTTGATCCATTTTTGTATTATTTGAAAAAAGTTTAAAAATGATGGAAAATGAAGTTGAGGTTTAAGTATTAGGTATACTTGAGAGGTCTTGTTACAGAAGAAAGTAGATCAGAAAAATGCAACTTGCTTTCTGAGAAGTAAGGGTTTAAAGTAGATTTTGGGGGCTACTCAATCGACTTGGTAAGTTAACATGTATGCACTCCAATAAATGCTCCACTATTTATAACTTTAATTTCCTtctaaatttaattttataaaggAAATTGGAAAGTCAAATTTTAGTTATAATGAGAGTGGGTTAGGATAATAAAAATAGGTCAATAACAATAAAAAACCTCAACAAAAAACACaataaaaatttaaacaaaataaattaGATTGTGATCCATATCAAGATGGATATGGAACAAAAATAGTGCAGGGAAAATATAATTGTATATTTTACATGCTACTGGAATTCCATAGAAGGAAACCAAAATTAAATGTTAACAAATGTATCTTGTTTAAATCATGAATGGGATGAGGGTAATTGTCTAGAACGATCAGACAATTTAACCTTTCTTGTTGAACACTTAACAGATGATGGAGATTTGATTCCTTCTTGTTTGATTTTTTTTGAGAGGCGGGCTGAAACAAGTATCATGACTGAGATCAAAGGTCTGACTTCCAGAAGCATTAGAGGCACACTACAAAGTTAATTATAATgagtttaataaagattattaAAAATGAACGCGATATGAAATTAATTTAGAACTGAGTATTATAGTAAGTATTCATACATTCCCATAAGAAGTCTGTTTGGAAGACGATTCTTCAATCTCAACATCTTCAAAACCCACTTGATGATCGACCTTAGTGATATTAAAGATAGGTTAAGAAACTATTGATATTTTAAACATCATACAAACAGCAAGTTAAAATCAATGATAATACAGATAAACAAAAGACAATTACTcagtataaaataaatatatattgtatccaaataaattcatataaaagtattaaatgttacctTGAAAGTCTCATAGACTTCAAAACATGTTGGGTCATCGGTCGCATCTTTAACAGTATAGTTTTGAATTCCCCGTTCTCTACTATAACCACTAACATCTATCTTAAACAAAAGGGTCTTCTGTAAAAGAAGTTCCAGCTGTTCAGGATAATCATCATCTTCAGACAACACCTTCATTAACTCATAAGCCGATGGGGTAACGTACTTCTTCACCACAGATTCAAAAATAGTGAAAGACGTTGTGCCGGTTTGATTTTCTACCCGAATCGGCACTTTAAACCTAGCATGTAAATATTTCAAGACAGACAAAGTATGAGTAAAGACAAAAACTAATCTTTTACAAATCTATTTAGAGTGTATTGTAATTCACCTCACTACCACCTCCGGCTTATCGATACAACTGTAACACTTCCGTTCCAAGTTTAAAAGTTGATCAACATCCAATGTAAGATCACAGTTGGGGATAACAAGTTTAGCACTCTTGTTACACTTCTTGCAGGCAATTAGTACCAAGTGTTATCAGGAAGAATGGTATTGATTGTGGCCTGAATAATATAGATACCTTCTTgcaaatattttatttaaaaagtTAAATATTGGAGATAGGTTTGGTTAAATATGTGGTGAAAAAAttcattaaaatgattatcatgGTAGGGTTCAACTGATCTAAACCAACATAATGAGCCTTTTTAAAAAAGGACTTTGGATCACGTGCAGAAGAAATTGACAACGAAGGAGCTAACGAACAAATGAAATCTTCAGAAGAATGGATATCGGTGAGGCTACGATAACAATAAGCAAGTTAGTTACTTTAAATGAAGTAGAAAACAATGTTCAATTCATGAATGCAAATATAAATTTACTAATAAGCTGTAGTATATTTGTTTTAAATGCACAATTAATGTACTCATTGAAGGTGTGAAAAAATGATTGAGCATTAAATGGAAATTGGTTTAGTTGTTTTGGGAACTACTATGTTTAATATGCGTTTTATTATGTTATTAGTAAAAATGAATGaatttaatatttaatgaattaaaactTTAATGTACTACGAAGTGAATTAATTACCTTTAGATCATTTATCAATAATAACATTTAATGAATACTAACAGAATTATATATTATGTGAGCATGATTTTTGAATTTATTACTAAACTTCGTAGGATAAATAAATGAACACTTTCAACATGTATATTTTCATTTATTAGGAAAATGATTGAGTATCTCATAAATTTGTCATCTTTTTTGGAAAAATGGTTCAagtaaaaataaatacagaaaataaGATTAGTCTTTTATATTGAAATATATTGAAATATGTTAAATTTAACATATATACAGTATTCATTAATAGTCTGAAGTTAATGTTTTTGGTAATAATGTACTGTTGTCTGAACTCAACGATTTGCAGATGATCGGTGTCTATCAAAACGTTCGTGTTTTTCAGTCGGTAGAAACTGCCAGTTTCTCTGTAGCATTAAAACACAAAAGAACTTGGTATacacaatcaataagattacataaacatttataattaaaaaaatgataatcatatatgaaaaAGATATATTTATTGGTTaattcaaaataaatatataagttgTATAACATTTAAAAGGAAAAACCTTGGTGCAGTTTGGTGACTCCAAACTGAATCACTAAGATTATGGAAGCATCATCAGCCAAAACTTTCATATGGTGTTCGAAATCCATGCAAAATTGGCCCCACAGAGTTGCATCCAATTTCAAGCCACTATTTAAAAATGACTCAAAAACATTGTATAAGTGTGTTATGATTTTAAGAACAGGTGTTAGCAATTTATTCTGAAAATGGTTTAAACTAAAAAGGTGTTACATATTACTCTAAATCAATGAGCTAAATATTGATGTACTTGAACTTGAGTTCACCACTGTTTCGAAAATCATGTACTTCTGAATAACCGGATACACGTCCAATAACATCTAAAggaccacaaaaaaaaaaaaatttgtgtgacATTATAAAGTGTTGTAAGTCAaagcaaaatcaatattcatgtttaaaaaaacaaaaaaaattgagatAATAAACATTTATTAACCTGCAGAAACTCCAACTTTAAGGCCTCTAGATCTCAAAACATCGAAAGGGATGAAACTAAAACCATTAGTTCCCCTCCATTTGGTTACTGGGAATGGCACAATAGTTGTTTTCTTAGTAAACATGAGTTTGTACTCATGTTGGATATGTTTAGTCCGGAATTGAAGCGGACTATCAACTACAACAGCATTAGAAATACAAAAGAAGCACCATTCCCTAATGAGGTTATCAAATTTGGCCTTAAGGGAGTTAAGGATGTTGATTACAATCTTAGCGCCCTAATATGGAGAAAATAAACATACAAAAGAACATATAAAAAGGTTCTAAAATGAAAAGAGATTTATGAAATCTACTAATAATAGATAATGAACACAAACCTCCTCATCCGAAACTATTAGCTCCAAAGTGGGCTTGCCTTCATCGTAACCATATCCCAACTTTTGAAGGAGCCAAACGACTTTAATTTTTATGGTAAAATTAACTTTCCGTCCGTCAATGTCTGAAACTGGAATGATGTTCTTCGATGTGGCCATTATTTAAAACTAAAATGAAAAGAAACATAAGTTAGAAGATAatcattcaaaaacatcaagattaTTGAAGTTGAGTGAAAAAATTAAACCTGGAAATTTTTCTAATTGGAAACCGAGAGAGAATTTGAATTCAAAATAACAAAAATGATTTTGAAAATAATTGTATAATGGGCGGGTTAATTGTGTATCAGATGTGTGAAGTAGAGATGTGTTGGTAAATCTGTGCACTTGAGTGTATTTTTGAAAAAAGCAACCTTTTCACCACTTTTTATACTAAAAAGTAATTTTGAATTCAAACAGATCAGATTTTCTAATGCCATGTGGGAAGGTGTCGTGGTGTATGTATTGTATGTATAGGTTTGGTGTGAGGTAAAAAAAATAGCAACAAATAGTGTATATGTATGGGTTTTTTGTGAGACAAACTTCTCTCCTATGTGGACCGTAAATGAAGGGCTGTTGGACATTTGGACAAAATcttaacgatatatatatatatatatatatatactatacaaACACCATTTTATCATATTAACATCATTCATCAATTGGTTTGTCACCCTCTTGTTTCTGCCGATTTTTCTATATTTTGTTTACAAAAATGGTGAATTTTTTGACCGATCTATCTCTTTCGTTGGTGGTTGTGGGTGATCATGTGGCTTAGGCCATCTTTTGGCAGGTGTGCACTGGAAGTCGCGTGTAAGACCCTTGATTTTATGCATCAGAAAGTGTTCTCGAAAGTGtgagtaaatgtgtgcatcagaaactgtcactaaaagtcaacctaacacttatgcattttcgaaATTTACATGAGAATCAGAACTAgtcaacctcagtccctgaacttctgAATAAAAAACCTGTTTGACCAAATAAGCCGCGCCGCGGGTCAATAAAAATTAGGTGTTTTGAGTTTTGAAAACTTCTGTCTTCGATTTTGCCTTAAGGCCGCGTCGCAGGCTCACTTGGGCGCGCCGCGCCTAGTGACTGGACAGCaactttttcttttatttttaaaagGGGTTTtaaggggtgttttggtctttcaCATGGGGGGCGGTTTGAGGTCATAAGAGGCAGGTTTGGTATCATCCAAACCttattgatatcggccaaaaagtcacgtttttaccctcgatattgagccctaaaaccataaagttccaaactttatcaccaaaataatcactttgttggttaatttgttagatttagtcattacaaaggctatgtttcaagaatcactaaaaacggatgagaaacgagaaaaaacgagcaaaatcggctaagacgaataactcgcgtttaaataacttattttataatttttggaaaagtttaattacttaacctcatgttgtatgatattcaattacgaacgcgtgggcgcaagaatcgtcaaaaacggagctaaaacgaagattctagagcgaaaacggtgaaagacaagaaatcaagttacgatccagtgaatcaaggctgaccagcatcaaatacggcctgccagtgcaccttgccaaacggcctgccagtatgcaaacggcctaccaaatacggcctgccagtgcaccttgccaaacagcctgccaggcCTTTTTTCAGAAAATACGGCCTGCCAGTGcaccttgccatacggcctgccaggcgtttttttagccaaaaattacaattttgcccccaagctttgcttataaaaggagggcttcatttctcatttcaacacaccaaaaacacaccaattcctcacttctctctctaaatatctctctatagtcgctctctagtgatctataggagattagttctctctctactttctctctctagtttctagagagagaaaagtatagagattaggaaatgtaattatttctctattgtcgctctccagtgatcaataggagattagtatgtagttagtagtagaagctttcaagcattgtaacgctaaggatattatgaagtaatacaagtgttattctgccgacattatccggtactatctatccttttcttttattaatccatcataatgttcttgtttgatgtttgtgatttattaatgattGAAATGCTTGTTTCCATAATGTGTGagtattgcttgattgtttgccatgatttaataatgttagttagggatgattatcatttcgtactcactttctgtctatgatattagacctcgttattatcgtccttccaccaataaacgtgattaaaaccttttataaagtcgacattataaaggtaattagttatctgtgtttatacattggtcaaggtatgaacccatcagaaatactataaagtacatggggaattaccgtaggaccagatcaagacattggtcaagagtataagactcgaggaaatactgttgcaatagtagagtacagtgttgatgtactataggaccacttgagcatggtcaaggttagaagctatggaaccactataagtctagtacatggtggataactaagggatttattgggtagatttaagtaagggctggtttaagtcataaatgggagtttaacgcactacaatacatactaagcttataaatcttaaggatgactgagaactatcggatgttctaatttgtctacaaacccttagattttaccaaaccattgacagaaagggattcgaaacacaatcataaccactcacttgggtgatacactaaggtgttaagaaaggttggatattctatatgtatatagctatgctactttattcgtgcgctcaaggtatgcactgcatccaagatgggccgcttatatccttaaaccggataaagcgtcgggagttaagcatagtccatccgatcagaatcttcaaagcctagttcctcgtgacatgctaaccgggaaaccgcttagtagggaatctagtgttcacaccaaggtatatctgtccaaggagtgtctcataatcatctcgacactacgttatcttaaatcctGGTGAACCACGTCTTTTCTGTCTTTAGTTGTTGCATACTAGCTagcatattttaattatattgctttaatattttaattataattatataaacaaatcaacccaactattgcctttacacaatttgatatttcggataaagtggtgtctagaataaaccggttggacttggttattggattttctgaacagtcgccaatttattgggaccaaaaggatcctgcctctccacacaaggtgtacctggccactagtcttggatactgaattgtgtacaaacccatcttaatcactaaattatctagataagctccgtttcaaattcgatcgCTCAAGAAACGACCCTAGGTTATATTTGCCCTtgcaaggaataatagatttaggcccagcacatataaattaaacaatcaacttctcccGTTGGTATCCTGaactgacgttttgcgacctaacgacgccgcataaataaaccgtccgattcgggcatataaCTTATCCTCTCATTTCACTCCCACATCTTCAACCTCTTGCTAGTGTGAGAaatattttagagagagaaagctcaagaaCATGAAGTTGGGACTTGAATCGATTCAAAGTGCGAGAATAAAAGTTGTTCCTCTTGCTCTTAGTTACGTTTGGGCAGTggtggtaagtctcaactctgatTTTATTTACTTTGACTTTGATTTGGGGctagggtttgtgctagttaggaTTATAAACCCTATTTCttatgaaatttgggggttttgagtattgttagtgtaagtaaacccaattattgtgggtttagggtttgataatgaatttggaagtatttatcatggcttgggtgttaaatcactaggttgtaagtgtgttagtgttttgatgttcttaagaacatgtttgctagtcaaaatgggtgttgactttgatttagtgtcaatctaagttttgagtcaagatttgacgaatcaagtatgtaaatgcttGATTCATGttttaaatggtgttttggaagtataatcactagtcgttaagtGATTGTGGGTGTTTTTATgacttgtgtcaaaatgggtaaattgaattggatcaaatttgatgatgacactagttttggtcaaatggatgtttaaacacttgtgttaagCATTAAATGAcaattttggatgtaattactcgtgagaagtaattttgggttaacaTGATaacttaacataagtcaaacgcggtcaagcGCAATATGAGTTaatattgcacgtgttgtagtTTTGGTGTAAACGACAATTTGAAATGATCATTACCTAAGTAGTAcactagtgtcgggacctaggttggtctagttagtgtaaagtacaatttgttttaacttgtactttgtagagtgggtttgaatttccacccgaagtggtaattggtttgtgtccattaggtgttaaatgggcgggttttggccaGCAAAATGTGATCCCTAGCCAAAGGGATGATTGTGTCGAATTCTCTTTTAGAaaattgttatttatgtgtatattgtgcctatgtgtgatataggtggtttctTGCTCGATCGAGATGGCGGTGATTGTGCATACTTGTGGTTCGTGTGCGGgcaattccaaggtgagtggaataattatacgtgtgtatattgtgcctatatgTGATATAGGTGGTTTCTTGCTCGATCGAGATGGCGGTGATTGTGCATATTTGTGGTTCGTGTGCGGgcaattccaaggtgagtggaataattatacgtatatgtatataatgtatttatttgtgtgttaTGGTatggactgaaatgtcccgttcatattgattataaacgttccatattaattgatttcgttgcgaggttttgacctctatatgagacgtttttcaaagactgcattcatttttaaaacaaccataacctttaatttatcgataaaggtttgaaaagcattacgtagattatcaaataatgataatctaaaatataccgtttacacacgaccattacataatggtttacaataagaatatattacatcaaaaataagtttcttgaatgcagtttttacataatatcatacaagcatggactccaaatcttgtccttattttagtatgcaacagcggaagctcttaataatcacctgagaataaaaatgcttaaaacgtcaacaaaaatgttggtgagttataggtttaacctttatattatcagatcataataatagaccacaagatttcatatttcaatatacatcccatacatagagataaaaatcattcatatggtgaacacctggtaaccgacattaacaagatgcatataagaatatcccctatcattccgggaaatccttcaaacatgataaaaacgaattcgaagtactaaagcatccggtactttggatggggttcgttaggcccaatagatctatctttaggattcgcgtcaattagtagatcggtttactaattcttaggctaccaagcaaaaaggggcatattcggcttcgatcattcacccatataatgtagtttcatttacttgtgtctatgtcgtaaaacatttataaactgcatgtattctcatcccaaaatattagattttaaaagtgggactataactcactttcacatatttttacttcgtcgggagtaagacttggccactggtcgattcacgaacctataacaaatatatacatatatatatatatatatatatatatatatatatcaaagtatgttcaaaatatatttacaacatttttaatacattttgatgttttaagtttattaagtgagctgtcatcgttagtaacctacaactagttgtccatagttagatgtacataaataaattgatatatattatcttgaatcaatccacgacccagtgtatacacgtctcaggctagatcacaactcaaagtatatatatttttggaatcaacctcaaccctgtatagctaactcaaacattactgcatatagagtgtctatggttgttccaaataatatatatacatgggtcgatatgatatgtcaaaacatttgcatacgtgtctatggtatcccaagattacataatatattagaatacatgtataatactatataagttagctaggatatgatttgtatagaattgttacaatatttcccgtagctacaacaatcaaaaaatatccaattttgttttacccataacttcttcgttttaaatccgttttgagtgaatcaaattgatatggtttcatattgaactctattttatgaatctaaacagaaaaagta
The window above is part of the Rutidosis leptorrhynchoides isolate AG116_Rl617_1_P2 chromosome 1, CSIRO_AGI_Rlap_v1, whole genome shotgun sequence genome. Proteins encoded here:
- the LOC139888656 gene encoding uncharacterized protein, producing the protein MATSKNIIPVSDIDGRKVNFTIKIKVVWLLQKLGYGYDEGKPTLELIVSDEEGAKIVINILNSLKAKFDNLIREWCFFCISNAVVVDSPLQFRTKHIQHEYKLMFTKKTTIVPFPVTKWRGTNGFSFIPFDVLRSRGLKVGVSADVIGRVSGYSEVHDFRNSGELKFKETGSFYRLKNTNVLIDTDHLQIVEFRQHLTDIHSSEDFICSLAPSLSISSARDPKSFFKKAHYCNKSAKLVIPNCDLTLDVDQLLNLERKCYSCIDKPEVVVRFKVPIRVENQTGTTSFTIFESVVKKYVTPSAYELMKVLSEDDDYPEQLELLLQKTLLFKIDVSGYSRERGIQNYTVKDATDDPTCFEVYETFKVDHQVGFEDVEIEESSSKQTSYGNV